One genomic window of Triplophysa rosa linkage group LG11, Trosa_1v2, whole genome shotgun sequence includes the following:
- the gng14 gene encoding GGL domain-containing protein — protein sequence MMDVYCSNNILQARRTVEQLRLETELQRIKISAAAEQLVQYCQEHRRADPLLTGIAASSNPFKDKKTCVLL from the exons ATGATGGATGTCTACTGCAGTAATAATATTCTTCAAGCCAGAAGAACCGTGGAGCAGTTGAGGCTGGAGACAGAACTGCAGAGAATCAAG ATTTCGGCAGCAGCGGAGCAGCTGGTTCAGTACTGTCAGGAACACAGGAGAGCTGATCCACTGCTTACAGGAATCGCTGCATCCTCTAACCCATTCAAAGACAAGAAGACATGTGTGCTTCTGTGA
- the fbxw9 gene encoding F-box/WD repeat-containing protein 9 produces MSKPSVTLEDEEKKSCSAGANSEQAESSPNLNCNDPPRSIPDRLNLEPSIIATETSPSPSNNGTTLLSLPWEIVTQIASHLPAQCVINVLPQVCQALGRIGEDHLVWQLRAHKLSGRQTSFPVGPKDDFDWSKACLEMEQLIGLWTPQEDHTDRQEQREVPDDLAPGAAGEVHGEVQAAGENPAEMRMDVELYGAAEVGDGNMPVSSQNDPQGMEADPTTFSSSSSPLEHIVLPSGHIADVNCVLLLGGEGALCASGSRDRNVNLWDLQQGSRGTLVRTLSDSGFISTHRGWVWCLASSGPLLASGSLDSTIRLWDLAAGGAARGLIRCKAAVLCLSCERDTVLAGSHDQKLSIYDTRSAEPLVKSLRLHSDAVLCLASDDQFILSGSKDQTVALYDRRAGKLLQKVKLSSYLLSMSYSGREVWAGDNRGLVHTLSLHNNSLTPVSQFNIHSAMVTGIHYSPGTLYTCSSDRTVKVHLPCSPPKTLRTLHHQVGVNRLSVEAETLAIASVDMNVEVWRPRC; encoded by the exons ATGTCAAAGCCAAGCGTCACCCTGGAGGACGAGGAGAAGAAGAGTTGCTCTGCTGGTGCAAACTCAGAGCAAGCAGAGAGTTCACCTAACTTGAACTGCAATGATCCCCCACGCTCCATACCCGATCG ATTGAATTTGGAGCCATCCATAATCGCTACAGAGACAAGCCCCTCCCCGTCTAATAATGGAACAACCCTTCTGTCATTGCCATGGGAGATAGTTACCCAGATTGCCTCTCACCTCCCTGCTCAATGTGTCATTAATGTGCTACCACAG GTATGTCAGGCATTGGGAAGGATTGGCGAGGACCACCTGGTGTGGCAGCTTCGGGCTCACAAACTCTCCGGCCGACAGACCTCTTTTCCTGTAGGACCAAAGGATGACTTTGATTGGTCCAAGGCCTGTTTGGAGATGGAACAGCTGATTGGTTTATGGACACCGCAAGAGGACCACACAGATAGACAAGAACAGAGAGAAGTTCCTGATGATTTGGCACCAGGGGCAGCTGGTGAAGTGCATGGTGAAGTACAAGCTGCCGGAGAGAATCCGGCTGAGATGCGGATGGATGTGGAATTATATGGTGCTGCAGAAGTCGGGGACGGAAATATGCCAGTTAGTTCTCAGAATGACCCTCAGGGGATGGAAGCTGACCCTACAACATTCTCTAGCTCTTCTTCACCATTGGAGCACATCGTACTCCCTTCTGGCCACATTGCAGATGTGAATTGTGTCCTGCTGCTGGGTGGAGAGGGGGCGCTGTGTGCCTCCGGCTCCCGGGACAGAAACGTGAACCTCTGGGATCTTCAGCAGGGCTCCAGAGGCACGTTAGTGCGTACGCTAAGTGACAGTGGTTTTATTAGCACACACAGGGGTTGGGTGTGGTGCCTGGCATCGAGTGGACCACTGTTGGCATCAGGATCGCTTGACAGCACCATCAGACTGTGGGATCTTGCAGCGGGAGGGGCCGCGCGGGGTCTCATTCGATGCAAAGCTGCTGTATTGTGTCTGTCCTGTGAGAGAGACACTGTGCTGGCTGGATCACATGATCAGAAATTAAGCATCTATGACACCCGAT CTGCAGAGCCATTGGTCAAGAGTCTTCGTCTCCATAGTGATGCGGTGTTGTGCCTGGCATCTGATGACCAGTTTATATTATCTGGCAGTAAAGATCAAACCGTTGCTCTGTATGACCGAAGGGCAGGAAAACTTCTGCAGAAAGTTAAG CTTAGCTCCTACCTACTGTCGATGTCCTACAGCGGTCGAGAGGTGTGGGCCGGAGATAACCGAGGACTCGTCCACACCCTTTCCTTGCACAACAACTCCCTGACACCCGTATCCCAGTTCAACATCCACAGCGCGATGGTCACGGGCATCCATTATTCTCCCGGTACTCTCTACACGTGCTCCTCTGACCGGACTGTCAAG GTCCACCTCCCATGTTCCCCACCCAAAACACTGCGTACACTTCACCATCAGGTGGGGGTAAACAGG TTGAGTGTTGAAGCAGAAACACTGGCTATCGCTTCTGTTGACATGAACGTTGAAGTTTGGAGGCCCAGATGCTGA